One stretch of Niallia sp. XMNu-256 DNA includes these proteins:
- a CDS encoding ABC transporter ATP-binding protein, translated as MSKITLKSLKKSFGKGKVLDNIDFEVDEGKVVSLLGPSGCGKTTTLKLIAGLLQPDEGTIFLGDQNITKLPPEKRGTVIVFQDHLLFPHLNVEQNIGFGLKMAKHPKQRISERVEEMLDLVKLKGTNRKYPHQLSGGQQQRIALARALAVRPKVLLLDEPFSNLDPNLRQEIRELTFEIQRNLQMTTILVTHDKEEALMSSDKIAFMQGGQIKQFGTPEELYQQPNSIEVAHFLGEKNFIQGRIQNGRFESDMIMIQTASSDTDHARLMIKPEDIEIFPVGTKDLEGKIVSRKYAGERVYYTVVVSEMELKVISQSANLYNIGDQVSLEVNINDLVIFEE; from the coding sequence ATGTCTAAAATAACGTTAAAAAGTTTAAAGAAATCTTTTGGTAAAGGTAAGGTATTGGACAATATTGACTTTGAAGTGGATGAGGGAAAGGTCGTTTCTTTGCTTGGTCCATCGGGATGCGGAAAAACAACGACTTTGAAGTTGATTGCTGGACTACTTCAGCCTGATGAGGGGACTATTTTCTTAGGTGATCAAAACATTACGAAGTTGCCTCCAGAAAAAAGAGGGACGGTCATTGTTTTCCAGGATCATCTTCTTTTCCCGCATTTAAATGTAGAGCAAAACATTGGGTTTGGTCTCAAGATGGCAAAGCATCCAAAGCAGAGAATTAGTGAACGGGTGGAGGAGATGCTCGACCTAGTAAAACTAAAAGGAACGAATCGCAAATACCCTCATCAACTTTCAGGAGGGCAACAACAAAGAATTGCATTAGCCCGTGCATTGGCGGTTCGCCCGAAAGTACTATTGCTCGATGAGCCATTTTCGAATCTCGATCCAAATCTTAGACAAGAGATTAGAGAACTAACCTTCGAGATACAAAGGAATTTGCAAATGACTACCATCCTAGTTACGCATGATAAGGAAGAAGCTCTAATGTCTTCGGATAAAATTGCCTTTATGCAAGGTGGCCAAATTAAGCAGTTTGGGACTCCTGAAGAACTGTATCAACAGCCTAACTCTATAGAAGTTGCCCATTTCCTTGGGGAAAAGAATTTTATTCAAGGTAGGATTCAGAATGGAAGATTCGAATCTGATATGATAATGATACAGACGGCAAGTAGTGATACTGATCATGCTAGGTTAATGATAAAGCCCGAAGATATCGAGATCTTTCCTGTTGGAACAAAGGATCTAGAAGGAAAGATTGTATCGAGAAAATATGCCGGTGAAAGAGTTTATTATACAGTTGTTGTTTCGGAAATGGAGCTTAAGGTTATCTCCCAATCTGCTAACCTTTATAACATTGGCGATCAAGTGTCACTTGAAGTGAATATAAATGATCTAGTTATTTTTGAAGAATAA
- a CDS encoding TVP38/TMEM64 family protein has product MLKLRLIFYYTTAGIALGFLFNMLLFFNVALEMMIGLGLVMYIFAGFGLMVAIAKTRLDWKYSFFYIELAAILLALFTGRLQQFSYIIKETLMITNPVSQIQPIFIVCAIIINLVNLYIVRTIGNYQKEYTREERKALREEQVKLSDLREELDKEEIALVKKRRKRGRIIAIVGIAIFMVFYFTIPTLHNGLNHAFSTISKLDTAIVIEYLRSYGKLAAVVSFILMVLQSIAAPIPAFLITLSNAAIFGWWQGAILSWSSAMAGAALCFFIARVLGRDVVEKLTSKGAMESVDVFFEKYGNRTILVCRLLPFVSFDFVSYAAGLTNMRFWSFFIATGIGQLPATIVYSYVGGTLTGGAQKLFVGLLTLFGLSILIGVAKRVYNDKRSKSKIKEEKIA; this is encoded by the coding sequence GTGTTAAAATTAAGACTAATTTTTTACTATACTACTGCAGGTATAGCGCTAGGCTTCCTTTTCAACATGCTGCTGTTTTTTAACGTAGCACTTGAAATGATGATAGGACTAGGATTAGTAATGTATATTTTTGCAGGCTTTGGCCTAATGGTCGCTATTGCTAAGACAAGACTAGATTGGAAGTATTCATTCTTCTATATTGAGCTAGCGGCTATACTGTTAGCTTTATTTACAGGAAGATTACAACAATTCTCTTATATTATAAAGGAAACATTAATGATCACAAATCCTGTATCACAGATACAACCAATTTTCATTGTATGTGCAATAATAATAAATCTAGTGAACCTATATATTGTACGTACTATAGGAAATTACCAAAAGGAATATACTAGGGAAGAAAGAAAAGCTTTAAGAGAAGAACAGGTAAAACTAAGTGACTTAAGGGAAGAATTAGATAAAGAGGAAATAGCATTAGTTAAGAAAAGAAGAAAACGTGGGAGAATTATTGCAATTGTTGGTATAGCAATTTTTATGGTTTTCTACTTTACTATCCCTACTCTTCATAATGGATTAAATCATGCTTTTAGTACGATATCTAAGCTAGATACAGCAATAGTAATTGAATATTTGAGATCTTACGGGAAATTAGCTGCCGTGGTGTCATTTATCCTCATGGTTCTTCAATCAATTGCTGCACCCATTCCAGCGTTTCTAATCACTCTTTCAAATGCAGCTATTTTTGGATGGTGGCAAGGAGCAATCCTATCTTGGTCATCTGCTATGGCGGGGGCTGCGCTATGTTTCTTTATTGCGAGAGTACTTGGTAGAGATGTGGTAGAAAAGCTTACTAGTAAAGGTGCGATGGAAAGTGTAGATGTTTTCTTTGAAAAATATGGAAACCGTACCATATTAGTTTGTAGACTTTTACCGTTTGTCTCCTTTGACTTTGTAAGTTATGCGGCTGGTCTTACGAATATGAGATTTTGGTCATTCTTTATTGCAACAGGTATCGGTCAATTACCTGCGACAATCGTGTATTCATACGTTGGAGGAACACTTACAGGTGGAGCTCAGAAATTGTTTGTTGGGTTATTAACATTGTTTGGATTATCGATATTAATAGGTGTTGCAAAGAGAGTATATAATGATAAGCGAAGTAAAAGTAAAATAAAAGAAGAAAAAATAGCTTAA
- a CDS encoding TIGR04282 family arsenosugar biosynthesis glycosyltransferase: MNALILMTRIPIPGKTKTRLMDLLTGSECAQLHMAFLKDLFATFEDLKDIDLFMTYTPEDSFFIIENMIPDSMKHFPQQGEDLGEKMFNAINQVFQKGYKKVILIGSDIPDLSAEDIQTSFKVLEECDLVLGPTYDGGYYLVGMKASNEKIFHIPKKWGGKSVLESTIEIGNEQDLSIGLSQKYRDIDTKEDLFEFERKNNHSKASNTMKWILDWRRKDAKRSFTRTN, encoded by the coding sequence ATGAATGCTTTAATACTAATGACGAGAATTCCAATACCGGGAAAAACAAAAACAAGGTTAATGGATCTGCTCACTGGCAGTGAGTGTGCACAATTACATATGGCTTTTTTGAAAGATCTTTTCGCTACTTTTGAGGATTTAAAAGATATTGATCTATTTATGACCTACACGCCTGAAGATTCATTTTTCATTATTGAAAATATGATTCCGGATTCAATGAAGCACTTTCCTCAACAGGGGGAGGATTTGGGTGAAAAGATGTTTAATGCGATCAATCAAGTTTTTCAAAAAGGGTATAAAAAGGTTATATTAATTGGTTCAGACATCCCAGATTTGTCAGCAGAGGATATCCAGACTTCCTTCAAAGTATTGGAAGAGTGCGATTTAGTACTAGGACCAACATATGATGGAGGGTATTACTTGGTTGGCATGAAGGCATCTAATGAAAAGATCTTTCATATCCCTAAAAAGTGGGGCGGAAAATCCGTATTGGAATCAACCATTGAGATTGGGAATGAGCAGGATTTATCCATTGGGCTGAGCCAGAAATATCGGGATATTGATACAAAAGAGGACTTATTCGAATTTGAGAGGAAAAATAACCATTCAAAAGCCTCTAATACGATGAAATGGATTCTGGATTGGAGAAGGAAGGATGCTAAAAGATCATTTACTAGAACAAATTAA
- a CDS encoding phosphotransferase — protein sequence MLKDHLLEQIKEYINNNQSLSHLNLNNHTRVSFLAQGEYNINFVLDSNLNKYVFRVNTGSQMENENQVRYEYDSIKYLEPSGVTPKVFFLDDSLAFFQYGILIMEFLEGKPLHYEKDLTKAAAIFSNIHSLNVKKNSTHFKVEDYIFSDRIKEGERLLASIWESPHVSKEIKSFFDQFLDWTKVNRSKEQYFIDDPWHVINNTEVNSHNFIIGEDTSFLIDWEKPVISDPAQDLTQFMAPTTTLWKTNYLLSKEEKELFFSTYIEGLNGQDKNIRERVQLYTPYLYLRALAWCVHAYVEYHNPNKEIKNIDTFEKIKTFLDLDFMRKLCGPFWHSS from the coding sequence ATGCTAAAAGATCATTTACTAGAACAAATTAAAGAATACATTAATAATAATCAGAGTTTGAGCCATTTAAACTTAAATAATCATACGAGAGTTAGTTTTCTCGCTCAAGGCGAATATAACATTAACTTTGTTTTGGATTCTAATCTAAATAAATATGTGTTTAGAGTAAACACTGGAAGCCAAATGGAAAATGAAAACCAAGTTAGATATGAATATGATTCTATAAAATATTTGGAACCGTCTGGTGTTACTCCTAAGGTGTTTTTTCTTGATGATTCGTTAGCCTTTTTTCAATATGGCATTTTGATTATGGAATTTCTTGAAGGGAAGCCGCTCCACTACGAAAAGGATTTGACGAAAGCTGCAGCAATCTTTTCGAATATACATTCGTTAAATGTGAAGAAGAATTCCACTCATTTTAAAGTGGAGGACTATATTTTTAGTGATCGGATCAAAGAAGGAGAAAGACTTCTTGCCAGTATTTGGGAAAGTCCACATGTCAGCAAAGAGATCAAAAGCTTTTTTGACCAATTTTTAGATTGGACCAAAGTCAATCGAAGCAAGGAGCAATATTTTATTGATGATCCTTGGCACGTCATCAATAATACAGAGGTGAATTCTCATAATTTTATTATAGGGGAGGATACATCTTTTTTGATTGATTGGGAAAAGCCAGTCATTTCGGACCCAGCCCAGGACTTAACACAATTTATGGCTCCGACCACTACCCTGTGGAAAACAAATTATCTTCTCAGTAAAGAGGAAAAGGAACTTTTCTTTTCAACCTATATTGAAGGTTTAAATGGTCAAGATAAGAACATTCGTGAGAGAGTTCAGCTATATACTCCTTACCTATATTTAAGGGCTCTCGCGTGGTGTGTCCACGCTTATGTGGAATACCATAATCCAAATAAAGAAATAAAAAACATCGATACCTTTGAAAAAATTAAAACATTTTTGGATCTAGATTTTATGAGGAAATTATGCGGCCCTTTTTGGCATTCGTCTTAG
- a CDS encoding ABC transporter substrate-binding protein, whose amino-acid sequence MIKKKIWFVLLLCFMLIAAGCTSNENTKENENTPEQNKQANVLDKEFEQILEDAKGSTVRFYGYGGGQKTNEWIDKYLTENVKKDYDIKVERVGMNIDEILNIMLNEKQLNVEEGTVDVVWINGENFFTAMENDLLFGPFTDKLPNFNKYVDKESPDVKYDFGYPVNGYEAPYGKAQFVMIYDSNHIDKTPVDHKELLEFAKANPGKFTYPAPPDFTGSAFVRNIISDIVGYEQFMDMEADEEVVREAIAPAIEYFKELKPYLWKKGVTYPAETPLLNNMYADGEVWMTMSYNPNSASGQIETGEFPESTRTFVFDKGTIGNTHFLAIPHNAPNKEGALALINYILNVESQATKYDPATWGDLPVLDQEKLNEEEKERLASVNLGEATLPADVLAEHRIPEMPADLVPIIEKIWMEEIPGE is encoded by the coding sequence TTGATTAAGAAAAAAATATGGTTTGTATTATTGCTGTGCTTTATGCTGATTGCAGCTGGATGTACTTCAAACGAAAATACAAAGGAAAATGAAAATACGCCAGAACAAAATAAACAAGCAAATGTACTGGATAAGGAATTTGAACAAATCCTCGAAGATGCTAAAGGAAGCACCGTAAGATTCTATGGATATGGCGGTGGACAAAAAACGAATGAATGGATTGACAAATACCTCACCGAAAATGTTAAGAAAGACTATGATATCAAAGTTGAACGTGTTGGTATGAATATCGATGAAATCCTAAACATTATGTTGAATGAAAAGCAACTGAATGTTGAAGAAGGCACTGTTGATGTTGTATGGATTAATGGAGAAAACTTCTTTACGGCTATGGAAAATGATTTGCTGTTTGGGCCTTTTACGGATAAACTGCCAAATTTCAATAAATATGTTGATAAGGAATCACCTGATGTAAAATATGATTTTGGTTATCCTGTTAATGGATATGAAGCGCCTTATGGGAAAGCACAATTTGTGATGATTTACGATAGCAATCATATTGACAAAACACCGGTCGATCATAAGGAATTATTGGAATTTGCAAAAGCGAATCCAGGTAAATTTACTTATCCTGCTCCTCCTGATTTTACAGGGTCTGCTTTTGTGAGAAATATTATTAGTGATATTGTAGGATATGAACAGTTCATGGATATGGAAGCAGATGAAGAGGTCGTGAGAGAGGCGATTGCCCCTGCAATTGAGTATTTCAAAGAATTAAAGCCTTATTTGTGGAAAAAAGGAGTAACTTATCCAGCTGAAACACCTCTACTTAATAACATGTATGCCGATGGTGAGGTTTGGATGACGATGTCCTATAATCCAAATTCAGCCTCTGGTCAAATTGAAACAGGCGAGTTTCCTGAATCAACAAGAACATTTGTATTTGATAAAGGGACAATTGGAAATACGCATTTCTTAGCCATCCCACATAATGCTCCAAATAAAGAAGGGGCGCTTGCTTTGATTAACTATATTTTAAATGTAGAGTCTCAAGCGACTAAATATGACCCAGCAACATGGGGAGATTTACCAGTCTTAGACCAAGAGAAGCTTAATGAAGAGGAGAAAGAAAGATTGGCCTCTGTTAACTTGGGTGAGGCAACATTACCAGCGGATGTACTTGCTGAGCATCGAATTCCTGAAATGCCGGCTGATTTAGTACCAATTATTGAAAAAATTTGGATGGAAGAAATACCAGGTGAATAA
- a CDS encoding lysylphosphatidylglycerol synthase transmembrane domain-containing protein — protein MLVKLMILIALFQQLVKVIEKILVEKVREVKKSIENKVKSYLQLLIRFIVSVGLMVWLVTMIDWDEAFQMMKEGSPFYFFLAFMAIQITVATSIWKWKMLIQSSEKKLRNDQVSPTYLGKLYYIGLFFNNFMPGSVGGDVVRIYYLGKKTSVATATTSVLFERITAGFALVGIVLISALFMDQSRPYLISLLVLLIIAVVLYLTFKLFMKKANGAKVDPSSTGKLSLLLGKGKETIVGIGETAKNYRNENWQWWGMILLLSFLFQVGMAWINDLLFRSFGIEVSFLHLLVIITLISVITMIPVSLNGLGVREASYVLFFQSIGVPEGIALSVSLLFFFLVTISSLIGGLFWLMERREMNHEVIG, from the coding sequence ATGTTAGTAAAATTAATGATCCTAATTGCGCTATTTCAACAACTTGTTAAAGTAATTGAAAAAATTTTAGTTGAAAAGGTGAGGGAGGTGAAAAAATCGATAGAGAACAAAGTAAAATCATATTTACAACTTCTTATTAGATTTATAGTTAGTGTTGGTTTAATGGTCTGGCTAGTCACGATGATTGATTGGGATGAGGCCTTTCAAATGATGAAGGAAGGCTCTCCTTTTTATTTTTTCCTTGCTTTTATGGCGATTCAGATCACTGTTGCAACAAGCATTTGGAAATGGAAAATGCTTATCCAATCCTCTGAAAAAAAGCTTCGTAATGATCAAGTATCCCCAACTTACTTAGGGAAACTATATTATATTGGTCTATTCTTTAATAACTTTATGCCTGGCAGTGTCGGCGGGGATGTTGTCAGAATTTATTATTTAGGGAAAAAGACAAGCGTGGCAACAGCTACCACATCGGTGTTATTTGAAAGGATTACAGCTGGATTCGCTCTTGTAGGCATCGTGTTGATTTCTGCTTTATTTATGGATCAATCAAGACCTTATTTGATTTCACTACTTGTTTTACTTATCATAGCAGTAGTTTTGTATTTAACTTTTAAACTCTTTATGAAAAAGGCTAATGGAGCTAAAGTCGATCCTTCTTCTACTGGGAAACTAAGTTTATTACTAGGAAAAGGTAAGGAGACTATTGTTGGAATTGGGGAAACAGCAAAAAATTATCGTAATGAAAATTGGCAATGGTGGGGGATGATTCTTCTGCTATCCTTTCTATTTCAAGTGGGAATGGCGTGGATTAATGATTTATTATTCCGAAGTTTTGGAATAGAGGTCTCCTTTTTGCACTTACTTGTGATTATCACATTAATTTCAGTAATTACCATGATTCCTGTTTCCTTAAATGGACTGGGGGTTCGTGAAGCCAGTTATGTTTTATTTTTCCAAAGTATTGGGGTTCCAGAAGGAATTGCCTTATCTGTTTCATTATTATTTTTCTTTCTTGTTACGATTTCAAGTTTAATAGGAGGTTTATTTTGGCTAATGGAAAGGAGGGAAATGAACCATGAAGTTATCGGGTAA
- a CDS encoding glycine/sarcosine/betaine reductase selenoprotein B family protein, translating to MKLSGNKVIESVMEVKAKGMVDSIIGDIPINRLEKETSEATIALVTTAGVLLKTQNVFNVVDGDSTVRFIPSTSVEDDLMISHEHFDRSDADQDVNCVFPLSRLKGLAEEGIIGGVANTHYGLMGYIPDTVPLIEETIPNIVQQLITDEVDAVILNPGUYICHQSVGLIQYAIEKAGIPAISITHLAHLTRKVRVSRALQTKFPLGRSYGKAGEVDMQRRILLDCLRYIKEIKESETIIKLPYKWKRRLSLR from the coding sequence ATGAAGTTATCGGGTAATAAAGTAATTGAATCGGTTATGGAAGTAAAAGCGAAGGGGATGGTTGATTCAATTATAGGAGATATTCCAATTAACCGACTTGAAAAAGAAACGAGTGAAGCTACTATTGCTCTAGTCACAACAGCTGGTGTTCTTTTAAAAACACAAAATGTTTTTAATGTGGTAGACGGGGATTCTACTGTCCGGTTTATTCCGTCCACTAGTGTAGAAGATGACTTAATGATTAGTCATGAGCACTTTGACCGCAGTGATGCAGACCAAGATGTAAACTGTGTTTTTCCGCTTTCAAGACTGAAGGGGTTAGCGGAAGAGGGGATTATTGGTGGTGTAGCCAATACCCATTATGGATTAATGGGGTATATACCAGATACAGTGCCCTTGATTGAAGAGACTATTCCGAATATCGTTCAACAACTGATCACAGATGAAGTCGATGCTGTTATTTTAAATCCTGGCTGATATATCTGTCATCAATCCGTGGGGTTGATTCAATATGCAATTGAAAAGGCGGGAATTCCAGCAATTTCAATTACTCATTTAGCTCATTTAACGAGGAAGGTTCGTGTTTCGCGTGCTCTGCAGACTAAATTTCCATTAGGGCGCAGTTATGGAAAAGCTGGTGAAGTGGACATGCAAAGGCGAATATTACTAGATTGCTTGCGCTATATAAAGGAAATAAAAGAATCTGAAACCATTATCAAACTTCCTTATAAATGGAAAAGAAGGTTAAGTCTTAGATGA
- a CDS encoding TIGR04283 family arsenosugar biosynthesis glycosyltransferase, which produces MITIIIPVLNEEKTIGKCLENIIELPGQKELIVVDGGSLDHTVEIASRYAKVISSPKGRAKQMNSGAKAAKGDILWFVHSDSKLHQNSISEIENTIAQKYIGGCFKLYFYDFDTRFMRFVATTSNLRAKYLKLIFGDQGIFMSRDTFEKLRGFQDMELMEDWDFSRRIHRLGMMRMINKKIGTSARRFQRDGQLKTLLKMHKIKVLYLLGTPSEKLNKIYREVR; this is translated from the coding sequence ATGATAACGATTATTATCCCAGTACTCAATGAAGAGAAAACAATCGGAAAGTGTTTAGAAAACATCATCGAGCTTCCTGGACAAAAAGAATTAATCGTTGTCGATGGGGGTAGCCTCGATCATACGGTTGAAATAGCGAGTCGCTATGCAAAGGTAATTAGTAGTCCAAAAGGAAGAGCTAAGCAGATGAATAGTGGCGCAAAGGCTGCAAAGGGAGACATTCTTTGGTTTGTTCATTCTGATTCAAAGCTACATCAGAACAGTATTTCTGAGATAGAAAATACGATAGCCCAAAAATATATCGGGGGTTGTTTCAAGCTTTATTTCTATGATTTTGATACAAGATTTATGAGATTTGTAGCAACCACCTCTAATCTAAGGGCAAAATATTTAAAATTAATTTTTGGGGACCAAGGGATTTTCATGAGTAGAGACACCTTTGAAAAGTTGAGGGGCTTTCAGGATATGGAGCTAATGGAGGATTGGGACTTTTCCCGAAGAATCCATCGGCTTGGAATGATGAGAATGATTAATAAAAAAATTGGAACCTCGGCTAGACGATTTCAAAGGGACGGGCAGCTAAAAACCCTGCTCAAGATGCATAAAATCAAAGTCCTTTACTTATTAGGAACACCATCGGAAAAATTAAATAAGATCTATAGAGAAGTGAGATAA
- a CDS encoding ABC transporter permease subunit, with amino-acid sequence MNNFRESVKPYLLLSPMLLILIGIFVTGILMGLLQSFGYFKEVGLTEFTLKYYKEVLMDSNFLSSLKFSLYTSAVSSIIAVVLGVLLSYTILQIKGNKETVELVYRIPIAVPHIVAALLVYNIVSQTGILPRILFETGLIKDQDQFPSLLYEPNGVGIIVAYIWKEIPFVALTTYTVLSNVSKKLSDVAYNLGANKKQVFFYVLLPLIMPSVLSSFIIIFAFSFGAYELPLLLGPTQPKALPVQAFIEYSNPVLQNRPYAMVYNMLITLIAVILTWLYYKAFEKVFKYTR; translated from the coding sequence GTGAATAATTTTAGAGAATCGGTAAAACCATATCTATTGCTGTCTCCAATGCTTTTGATTCTAATTGGGATTTTCGTTACTGGCATTCTAATGGGGCTTCTTCAGAGTTTTGGATATTTCAAAGAGGTAGGGTTAACTGAGTTTACACTGAAATACTACAAAGAGGTTTTAATGGATTCAAACTTCCTATCATCTTTGAAATTCAGCCTGTATACATCAGCCGTTTCATCTATTATAGCAGTGGTTTTAGGGGTGTTACTCTCATATACCATCCTTCAAATTAAAGGAAATAAGGAAACAGTAGAATTAGTTTATAGAATACCCATTGCAGTGCCGCATATTGTTGCAGCGCTGCTAGTCTATAATATTGTTTCCCAAACAGGGATTCTACCTAGAATTTTGTTTGAAACTGGCTTGATCAAGGATCAAGACCAGTTTCCCTCTTTGCTATATGAACCAAACGGTGTTGGCATCATTGTAGCTTATATTTGGAAGGAAATACCTTTTGTAGCACTAACCACTTACACGGTTCTTAGCAATGTCTCTAAGAAGTTATCCGATGTAGCTTATAACCTTGGAGCCAACAAAAAGCAAGTATTTTTTTATGTATTACTGCCGCTTATCATGCCTTCTGTATTGTCCTCATTTATTATTATATTTGCCTTTTCTTTCGGAGCATATGAGTTGCCGCTCTTGCTAGGACCGACGCAGCCTAAGGCCTTACCAGTGCAAGCGTTTATTGAATATAGCAACCCTGTTCTACAAAACAGGCCTTATGCCATGGTGTATAATATGCTGATTACTCTGATTGCGGTTATCCTAACATGGCTCTACTATAAAGCTTTTGAAAAGGTATTTAAATACACAAGGTGA
- a CDS encoding nucleoside hydrolase, translating into MIKVLYDCDNTMGIPNKDVDDGLTLMYLIGNNLIDLLGVTTTFGNSHIEDVFQATTKLFNDLNITNIPLKKGAGKGSDRKSEAAAFLVDMVNQYPNEITILATGSLTNLYGAYCLDPHFYDKVKEIVLMGGLTKPLIINGKNLDELNFSVDHEASYNVLHSGATITTMTGHICLQAEFGKTEYERLMENKDIACYSYIKKHSYAWYEHFKELFATEGFFNWDIVSGVYITNPELFDNNYTSIISSDEDLKKGFLKTEDDHDKGSIVNIPTEILDIGLFNEIIFETWKNVKIKRM; encoded by the coding sequence TTGATAAAAGTACTATATGATTGTGATAACACAATGGGGATTCCAAACAAAGATGTAGATGACGGATTAACCCTTATGTATTTAATTGGTAACAATCTCATTGATTTGTTAGGTGTAACAACAACATTTGGCAACAGCCATATAGAAGATGTATTTCAAGCAACAACCAAACTATTTAACGATTTAAATATAACTAATATTCCTCTAAAAAAAGGGGCCGGGAAGGGTTCTGACAGAAAAAGTGAGGCGGCGGCTTTTCTTGTTGATATGGTCAATCAATATCCGAATGAAATAACCATACTGGCTACCGGTTCTCTTACGAATTTATATGGAGCTTATTGTCTAGATCCACATTTTTACGATAAAGTAAAAGAAATCGTATTAATGGGAGGTTTGACAAAGCCTCTTATTATCAATGGAAAGAATCTAGATGAATTAAACTTTTCTGTTGATCATGAAGCAAGCTACAATGTCCTTCATTCCGGTGCAACAATAACAACGATGACTGGCCATATTTGTCTACAGGCAGAATTTGGAAAAACGGAATACGAGCGACTAATGGAAAATAAGGATATTGCTTGCTATTCATATATTAAAAAACATTCCTATGCATGGTACGAGCATTTTAAGGAGCTTTTTGCTACAGAAGGTTTTTTCAATTGGGATATTGTCTCAGGCGTATACATTACGAATCCAGAACTGTTTGATAACAACTATACGTCCATTATCTCAAGTGACGAGGATTTGAAAAAGGGATTTTTAAAAACCGAAGATGATCATGACAAAGGTTCGATCGTCAATATTCCAACTGAAATTTTAGATATCGGCCTTTTTAACGAAATCATCTTCGAAACATGGAAAAATGTTAAGATCAAACGAATGTAA
- a CDS encoding ABC transporter permease subunit, translating to MENKTKLRYKWILGIFLSFILLPLVVIVIWSFSRNWPWPQIFPSSFGLRGWEYFFDPSSKSIEILLFSLGLSFIVTLVALAITIPAAKALALYQFRGKKFIEILTFAPIIVPTVAVAMGIHVQFIKMGLANTFTGVVLIHLIPCIPYTVRILKSVFELVGDRMEMQARVLGAGKIQTLIYVTLPMILPGIISAGSMAFIVSYSQYFLTFLIGGGKIITFSMLMFPFVQSGDRMVGSVYSVVFILTTFIFLMIIEKLMRRYYRGKLGEFHYV from the coding sequence ATGGAGAATAAAACAAAATTACGTTATAAATGGATATTAGGCATTTTTCTTAGCTTTATATTATTACCACTAGTGGTTATCGTGATATGGAGTTTTTCTAGGAATTGGCCATGGCCTCAAATATTTCCTTCCAGTTTTGGTTTACGCGGCTGGGAGTATTTTTTTGATCCATCATCAAAAAGCATCGAAATTTTATTATTTAGTCTAGGATTATCATTTATTGTCACGCTGGTGGCCTTGGCTATAACCATACCTGCTGCTAAGGCACTCGCCTTGTATCAATTTAGAGGGAAAAAGTTCATTGAAATTTTAACCTTCGCTCCCATTATTGTCCCTACCGTTGCAGTAGCTATGGGAATCCATGTCCAGTTTATTAAAATGGGATTGGCTAATACGTTTACAGGAGTGGTATTGATTCACCTTATCCCCTGTATCCCCTATACAGTAAGGATTCTTAAATCAGTTTTTGAACTAGTAGGAGATAGAATGGAGATGCAGGCTAGAGTGCTAGGAGCCGGGAAGATTCAGACACTGATTTATGTAACTCTGCCTATGATACTACCAGGAATTATCTCCGCTGGAAGCATGGCTTTCATTGTCTCCTACAGCCAGTATTTCTTAACATTTTTGATCGGCGGTGGGAAAATTATTACTTTTTCCATGCTTATGTTTCCGTTTGTCCAAAGCGGAGACAGGATGGTTGGATCTGTATACAGCGTCGTGTTCATCCTGACTACTTTCATATTCTTAATGATTATTGAAAAACTCATGAGACGATACTATAGAGGGAAACTTGGGGAATTTCATTATGTCTAA